From the Telopea speciosissima isolate NSW1024214 ecotype Mountain lineage chromosome 9, Tspe_v1, whole genome shotgun sequence genome, the window GTGAGAGGATTCCATAATTGTACATATTTCTCtggttaaaacttaaaagtttTGGAACATGTTTAAGGCAATCTTTTGCTTTTGCCGCAGAGGGTGAACTTCAACGACCAATCAGTGGAAGAGATGGAGCCAAATGTGAAGGGTGAGGAATCAGTAATAGGATATAATAGCAGTAATGTAAAGAAGGCACGATTACAGTCGATGCTTTCGGCCCTCCTCAATGACCCCATACTGGCTGATGTTCCAAAGAAACCCACCCTCGCTGATGTGGACACCTTGATGAACTTGGAATTAGGCAGTGCTATGAGAATTTCCATTGTTAAAATGGATAATACTACATTCGGTACTTCTTCTTCCCAAACAATATTGCTATCACTTTGATATCGTTACTCCTTGTGGAATTGTTTGGTTATGCTAGTGGCTGATTTGGTCTTTGTCAATGAAGATGTTGCAGTGTTGAATTCGGCAACCGTTAAGGATTTGAAATTGGCaatcaaaatgaaaacaaatGATATGGAACAGTCTCAGTTGGGACATCGTCACATTTCATGGTACACTTGCTAAACCTATCCATACTGAGATTTAAGAATCTCACTTTTGGTTAATCAATGAGTTTCGTTTCTAATTCCATGGAGCAAACTTCATTGAATTGATTCTCTTTCATTATTAGTTTTATCTTGCTGGTTATTTTGGTCCTGTGGCGGAAGGGGGATATCTATTCCCCTTGgcctttttgtttcttgctagctttttttttatttttttattttaaagattacggaaaaggaaggaaagcaTTTATGAATTCCTGACATGAAAAATGGCTAATACAACAGATGAACTTTTCATTGTATCCTGTTGATTGGAATGGTCTTgaaatctctcttcttttttgccCCACATTATCGTGGTACCTTGAGAGTCCATGTTTCCatgacccttttttttgggtagcaATGAACCCATGGCACATTCTTTGGGTGGACTGGGCAAACCCTGGACCCATGTAAACACCACAAATCATATGGACTATGAAGGACTGAGGCCAATTAGAACCTTGAGACCTCATGTGGATGACCCCAAGGGGTGAAGAATAGTTGAACCAAGGACCTCCGCTTCCTGAGGCATGGttcttgccaactgagctacccctTGTGGTTATGTTTCCATGACCTTGAGGGCTCTTTGATGGTGCTTGGTGAACGattatattttttgggatttgagGTAAAATATCACTGGTTGGGATTTGAGTTTTGTTATTAAAAAATCACTGGTTGTTTCCGTTTCTTTAATTCACAGAATATTAGTAATTGTGAGCTAGAGGCTATTTTTCTGCTCAGGAAGCATGCTGTATGATTGCAAATGTATAAAATCAGAAACTTATTTGTAAGACTCTTTTCAATTAGTAATTGCAACTTATATCCTTTAACGATCCCCAATGGTGCTGATAGATATATATGGACAACAGAGCAGAAAAGGGTTTTGCTTGGTGAAGTTTTTATATCAAACAATTTTGTTGAGAGCAGAAACTACTCCCCAAATTTTCAATTTGGGGTGAGCTGATCTCTCTGAGGATGGAAGctgcaatgtttttttttttttttcggtgggAGTGGGGGAGAGACAAGGCACTCACCATTGATAAGCTCGAAGAGAGAGCAATCCATCTAGCCACCATATGTATGATTTGTGAAGATGATGTCGGGATAGCAAAACACTTTCCGGTTGATAGACATATGAGCCTATTTTCTAGGCTATTTTGGAGTTTATTTTTGTCCCCAAACTCTATTAAGGAGTTTTCAACAATATGGCCTTGTTCCATTTGGAGAAAATGGAGAATCCTGTGGAAGGTAACACCTTAGGCCATTGGCTGGCTTCTCATACTGATTGATTAAGGGGACAACATATATGGAACCTATTGAATGAATCTCTTTAGGTATTTATGGGCAAGGATTCAACATACTGTTGCAGGATTAGGATCCTGTgattaaattgttttttttttggtatatgcTATATGCCATGTGTATACATGTATATTTTACCCCAAAAGAAAGTGTACACATGTATAGCTCATGCATTCTTGTGTCAATTGTACATCTCAATTTTTTAATGCAAAGTGCACTTCACTTTAAATTGGGGAAAAATTACACCTTATATGTCAGCTCCATATGGGTTGGACTTGCACATTTCAGAGTCGACCTTAAATTAACTCCTTTTGAGTTGTACGAAACCTGTATTTTGTAGTCAGATGTAAATTGCGTGTGAGATGTTGTATTTATTTGATTAGAAGTTGTATCTAGTTATTTATGGTTTGTGCTTTGCAGGAAGCATATTTGGGCTAACTTTTGTCTTTCCCACAATAATGAGAAGCTCATTGATGATAATGCTCTACTTCAGGATTTTGGCATACGTAATAACTCTCGGGTAATTGCTATCATTTTGCATTATTTAGTTCTTTTGTTCATTTCTAACCAAAtagatatatgaaaaaaaaaaggagagtgGGTTCCATGGAACGGCTTCCTTCAAGACATTGTAGACAGTTTACCTagatagataagatgagtgcaTTTATCCTTTTATATTAAATACAGCTGGTTTTTACGTAGGTACACTTTATTTCCTTTATCATGTCAAGGGTATATCGGAAACACACTCGGAGGAGAAAACATCGCTTCTTTCATGGTCGCAAATGATACACATTCACCATCCAGCTTGTTTTAGTGAGGTGTTACTTATTGacctatatatatgtaaataaTGGATGCTCTTCTTATCAATGCTAGATAAGCTATTTGGGTTCTCAAACATTATGAtcagcttcttcttttttgggcaACCCATTTTTTCAGTTAGactatagaaaagaaaatattttttttttaatgtgtttTGATACAATAggagtctttttctttttttcttttcctttataataTATAAACAAATGTTCAATGTATTTTTATCAAGGCTTGCCTTAGTTGCAGCTTGTCTGtcataaaaaatagggaaaagtcAGCATGTGTCTTCCTCTCTCCTGCCCCTTTGGAAAATACCCTCTTGCCCTCCTGTGTCCAAACCTGTGATTGGTCTATGCCGCTAGATTACCGAAAGCTGGCGGCATACCCAACCATCTCCCTAAAAAATAACAGACTGAAATTTGTGTGTATTGTCATGATCATTGGTCAACTCATGAATCTGTTCATTTCCAAGTTCTTTATCATGGTCAATGGATTTCTAATTGCAGATTAAAGAACCTGTTTGAATGCGTTTTAATGCCTCTTTGTATGGTGGAACTTTGTACAGGAACACTAATTTCCTATTGGTCACCCATTATCTTAAGAGTTTGGTTTTTCTCATCAACTTGACTAGAGATGTCTCAATCTTCGGTATGATATTTTACCTTGCTGGCTAAGATTAGCTTTTCTACTTTCAGTGTTTTTTAGGAGAGGTTTAAATAAGACAGCTGAGGAAATTCCTTGAATCTTCCCTAATCCAAATAAATGATGTTCAGAACCACTTGATCAGGAGTGCCTATAAGCGTGGTTGCATTGTCGTTACTGAGAGCACCTTCCTTTTTCTTATCAGTGGGAATTGGCTACTATGAGAGGACTCAAGTTTGGTAAGGGAGATGGTTGCCTTGTGGAAGCACTCTGAAACTCGTATCGAACAgtccaaatattttttttttgggtaagaacaGTCCAAACAATTGACTTACACATAGCAGGAGATATTCTACCCTAGAGACATTGTATATTTGGAGGCAGAAGTCCCATATGTGAATCAACTCAACAATGCTAGAAGACTAAATTGTTAACTTCGATCCATTGCCATTAAAAAAAGGTCAATGGTGAAACTACGTAGTAACAGAAGACTGCAACAATATGGTGTTAGTGGTGTGGAAGCATAATTCTAGAAACTGAACCATACTGATTATTTCAACTGGGTTTAACTCTACATTTTGGTTTGATTCCCAGTTTTTATGAGATCACATCACAAATTATACCacagaaagaaaatggaaaagaaaagaagtggtTGGGGGGTTGGTTTGCTATGGAGGAACTTTTTTGAGTTTACTGTACATCTTGGTTCTCTTATGCTCCGACACTGTAGTTTCAATCAATATTGGATATTGTgatctatttttcttctttctaacaAATACTGCTGTGTAGTAGTTAATtggagaataaaaagaaaattgctGTTTTGCAAACCTTCAAAGAATAGAACCATTGgtctttctattttctgcttTGGCTGTGAGGACATCCTACCTGTGGCCATAAGCTACAATTAATGGATCTCAATTCTGAGGGCACTGAAGCAGGGTTCTCTGCAAAACAGCAGGTACAACCCAAAAGCATCTCCCTCTAGAGACCTATACTGCTGTACTTGCCTTTTGACATGCAGTGTTCTTTGCTGTCTTGCTATGCACTAATCTGCAGGGGAAGCTGTTGTTGCTCCTGTTGCTACCTTTATTATCAAAACTGAGAAAAAAGTTCAAGAAAATATTATATTACCTCTTGTCATTCCTAGTTACTCCAGCTCCACTATTAATGCCAGTGTAACTACAGATATATTTCTTTCTGTTAAACACTTGAAGTTGATTTGGCTTTCTCAGAATACAATTCTTTCAATGATGTCGTTAAAGAGAAGGGATGGAAATAAGAAACAATTTCCAAAACTGGCCCCCGCTAGGGAAGGTTGGAACATTGAACCAGATCATTATTTTGATATGCAAAAGCATATGTTGATAAGAAGACAAGTTAAGCACCAGacaacggaaaaaaaaaaatcctctgcagtgtcCCAATCTGGCGCCTGAGAGCTCGACtcgtggaagatgcgacattCAATGGTGCTGAGcttgagaagaaacaaaagaaaagaaaaaaaaagttgcttGCATTGGGCTGGCACTGtaggatgaagcttcttccacttgTCGAGCTCTCAGGGCCGCACTGCAGTGTACCATCAGATGCCTACagtgcagaggattttaatctctGGACAACctataaatcatttattttcgATCAAAAGCATATGGAGACAAAAAGTGTatgtgaaaaaaataaaatttttaaataaaaaattcaaatattaataaaattagTTAACATTTTTCTTATACCAGCATTTAATATAAGATCTTTCCATTTGACAAACCAAGTTTTATCACGTAGAAAAGTGATGTGAtgaatctgaccattggatatttGGAGATGGTCTGAATAGACCACATTTCAAAACACGTTAAAATTCAATCAATATACCCTTCCTTGTAATAGCATACTCTTTTGTATATATGTCCATGCATCCTTTGTAAGCCCATGCAAATTGTTAATGGTCCTACTTTTTTTTAGTGGTTTATTTAGTCACATGGCCAACTCTGTTTCAGCTTAAATTTGACACATGAATAGGAAAACTTGGGATCTACTTGTCTACGATCCTATTTGACTCGCAACATGGTAGAACTAGGTGCATGTTAAGGAAATTCCATCGTAAATCATAAAATAATTAGGGCACAAGTTTCTCAAGACTGCACAATCTAAATGGTAttaagggtgtaaatgaatagtcgaaattcGTTTCCGTATCCATGTCTGTATCTGtgtagcactatctgaatccgtctgaaagctaaacgaatATGAATGCgtataggctatagctatctgaaaaactatatttacatgtaaacggataaaatatctgatctgcattcgtatccgtatccgtttagcactatctgaatccgttcaAAAGCTAACCGGATGTGGATGCAGATAGAGCATTATCCGAGCTacaaatccaatccgtttacatccc encodes:
- the LOC122640016 gene encoding U11/U12 small nuclear ribonucleoprotein 25 kDa protein-like isoform X1; the protein is MEEMEPNVKGEESVIGYNSSNVKKARLQSMLSALLNDPILADVPKKPTLADVDTLMNLELGSAMRISIVKMDNTTFDVAVLNSATVKDLKLAIKMKTNDMEQSQLGHRHISWKHIWANFCLSHNNEKLIDDNALLQDFGIRNNSRVHFISFIMSRVYRKHTRRRKHRFFHGRK